The following coding sequences are from one Paenibacillus stellifer window:
- a CDS encoding MarR family transcriptional regulator → MDQITNRLMIYWNKEFSENLGVSHILVLAHLNHNGKSRPSDIAKALGLTPPTLTHLSEKLVKKEFAVRLIDEEDRRIIYLEITKEGLNILNKAQEKGKDLRTKLFEKLTEDERQSLLATYDKLNQLLDEFA, encoded by the coding sequence ATGGATCAGATCACGAACCGCTTAATGATCTACTGGAACAAAGAATTTAGTGAAAATCTTGGCGTCTCGCATATTCTTGTTCTTGCTCATTTGAACCACAATGGAAAAAGCAGGCCTTCCGACATCGCCAAGGCGTTGGGCCTTACTCCCCCTACTCTCACTCACTTATCTGAAAAACTTGTAAAAAAGGAATTCGCCGTTCGCCTTATTGATGAAGAAGATCGCCGGATCATCTACCTGGAGATAACCAAAGAGGGTTTGAACATTTTAAATAAAGCTCAAGAAAAGGGAAAAGATCTGCGAACGAAACTGTTCGAGAAATTGACAGAGGACGAAAGACAATCATTATTGGCTACATATGATAAATTGAATCAGCTTTTGGATGAATTCGCCTAA